A single region of the Salipaludibacillus sp. LMS25 genome encodes:
- the pgmB gene encoding beta-phosphoglucomutase yields MRTRGLIFDLDGVIVDTAKYHYLAWKEIAKELGINLTLEDNECLKGVSRTKSFEIILEIGGVIITKESFQKYCEWKNEIYISYIQDMTNDDVLPGVKEFLIESKKKEYSLAIGSASKNAMLILEKLHLTSIFDVIIDGNRVSKAKPNSEVFIKGAEEMGLAYEDCIVFEDATAGVEAAHNCGMRAIGIGSKGALPNADLVIDSFVNINIEFINQKLETN; encoded by the coding sequence ATGAGGACAAGAGGATTAATTTTTGATTTAGATGGTGTAATTGTCGACACCGCAAAATATCATTATCTAGCATGGAAAGAAATCGCGAAGGAATTAGGAATTAACCTTACTTTGGAGGATAATGAGTGCTTAAAAGGAGTGAGTAGAACAAAGTCTTTTGAAATCATTTTAGAAATTGGTGGTGTTATCATCACTAAAGAATCTTTTCAAAAGTATTGTGAATGGAAAAATGAAATTTATATAAGTTATATCCAGGATATGACAAATGATGATGTATTACCTGGTGTAAAAGAGTTTCTTATCGAAAGTAAGAAAAAGGAGTATTCCCTTGCTATAGGATCAGCCAGCAAAAATGCAATGTTAATTTTAGAAAAACTTCACTTAACTAGCATTTTCGATGTGATCATTGATGGGAACAGAGTTTCAAAAGCAAAACCTAATTCAGAAGTTTTTATCAAGGGTGCAGAAGAAATGGGACTCGCTTATGAGGATTGTATTGTTTTCGAAGATGCAACAGCAGGCGTGGAAGCAGCTCATAATTGCGGGATGAGGGCTATAGGTATCGGAAGTAAGGGAGCACTACCGAATGCAGACCTCGTCATTGACAGTTTTGTGAATATCAACATTGAATTTATCAATCAAAAACTAGAGACTAATTGA
- a CDS encoding putative holin-like toxin yields the protein MAHLPKGGDAYMVSVTEALTLMISFGMLIVALLTFNHKK from the coding sequence TTGGCGCACCTTCCAAAAGGAGGTGATGCCTATATGGTGAGCGTGACAGAAGCGTTAACATTAATGATCTCGTTTGGGATGTTGATCGTGGCGTTGTTGACATTCAACCATAAAAAATAA
- a CDS encoding 6-phospho-beta-glucosidase → MKNNFLWGGAVAANQCEGGYLEGGKGLSIMDVMTAGSKEKKRVITDGINYEYYYPNHDGNKFFYQYKEDIKLFAEMGFKAFRTSIAWTRIFPNGDELEPNEEGLKFYESVFKECRKYGIEPVVTLSHYEMPLHLVKAYGSWRNRKLVNFFENYCHAVFHRFKDLVKYWITFNEINAIEFMPYMPGGLIFEEGENRKQTIYQAVHHQLLASAKAVKLAHKINPDMKVGGMALFGLNYPMTCHPEDVLKAEKKNNHFLAITDVQVRGYYPNTLIAHLKDEKIKLETKAEDEQTLKEGKVDFLSFSYYMTLVEGVEREGENIAKGNMVAGFANPYLEANEWGWQIDPIGLRTSLNYLYNRYQIPLFIVENGLGAADTLEECNIVNDDYRIDYMRDHIREMKNAVEDDGVDLLGYTAWGCIDLVSAGTGEMKKRYGLIYVDKDDEGNGSYARYKKKSFHWYKKVIESNGEDLQ, encoded by the coding sequence TTGAAAAATAATTTTTTATGGGGTGGCGCAGTCGCAGCTAATCAATGTGAAGGTGGTTATCTCGAAGGTGGAAAAGGATTAAGTATTATGGACGTAATGACCGCCGGTTCCAAAGAAAAAAAGCGTGTCATTACAGACGGAATTAACTATGAATACTACTATCCAAATCACGATGGTAACAAGTTTTTTTATCAATATAAAGAAGATATTAAGTTATTTGCAGAAATGGGTTTCAAGGCATTTCGAACATCGATTGCATGGACTAGAATTTTCCCAAATGGTGATGAATTAGAGCCAAATGAAGAAGGACTAAAGTTCTACGAATCTGTATTTAAAGAGTGCAGAAAATATGGCATTGAACCGGTTGTCACTCTTTCTCATTATGAAATGCCTTTACATTTAGTCAAAGCATATGGCTCCTGGAGAAATCGAAAGCTTGTTAATTTCTTTGAGAATTACTGTCATGCAGTATTTCATCGTTTTAAAGATTTAGTAAAGTACTGGATCACCTTTAATGAAATAAATGCCATTGAATTTATGCCTTATATGCCAGGGGGCTTAATTTTTGAAGAAGGTGAAAACAGAAAACAAACAATATATCAGGCAGTGCATCACCAATTATTAGCGAGTGCCAAGGCAGTAAAGTTAGCACATAAAATAAATCCGGATATGAAAGTAGGGGGCATGGCATTATTTGGGTTAAATTATCCAATGACTTGTCACCCAGAAGACGTGTTGAAAGCTGAGAAGAAGAATAATCATTTCTTAGCAATCACGGACGTACAAGTTCGTGGATACTATCCAAACACGCTTATTGCTCATCTCAAGGATGAAAAAATTAAACTTGAAACAAAAGCTGAAGATGAGCAAACTTTAAAAGAGGGAAAGGTAGATTTCTTGTCCTTCAGTTACTATATGACATTAGTTGAAGGTGTCGAAAGAGAAGGTGAGAATATAGCTAAAGGTAACATGGTGGCAGGTTTTGCTAATCCGTATTTGGAAGCGAATGAATGGGGGTGGCAAATTGATCCCATCGGCCTCAGAACATCACTTAACTACCTCTATAACAGATACCAAATTCCGTTGTTTATTGTTGAGAATGGGCTAGGTGCCGCTGATACTCTGGAAGAATGTAACATCGTTAATGATGATTATAGAATTGATTATATGAGAGATCACATCCGAGAAATGAAAAATGCAGTAGAAGATGATGGAGTAGACCTGTTAGGCTATACAGCTTGGGGGTGTATTGACTTAGTAAGTGCTGGAACTGGTGAAATGAAGAAACGTTATGGCTTGATATATGTGGATAAGGATGACGAAGGAAACGGTTCTTATGCTAGATATAAGAAGAAATCATTTCACTGGTACAAAAAAGTAATTGAATCAAATGGTGAAGATTTACAATGA
- a CDS encoding PTS sugar transporter subunit IIC — MSKGKTSFLEKVSLFSERVGKNVYLQGISQGVMTALPFIIIGAFASLLVGLPIEVWQNFLTSMGINESLGMVVRATTNFLGVIITFFVANSFAEKLEVKSKIVGFLAVMFYLTLLPSYVMEDGTAFLDYDYLGTKGMLIGILLALFTVKLFKAIVSRNIVIKMPEGTPTFVSSSFAALIPGLVITFIALIVRVIFSKTPFGDAFSFIYGILQIPIQELVISNIWAVAGMGILVSLVFSLGIHPGFLQAIMAPFLFSLDGMNQAAYAAGEELPNIIGMAFSYITSTAIFFPAFAISVLIYSRSKQLKTVGKVSLAPAFFGISEPLVFGVPVVFNPLMIIPWALIPAINQIIAYHVISWGLVSRPVGTTVFNIPMIFTGILNGSISLVILEVALLLLDILLFMPFLKLHDRKILAGEMAATE; from the coding sequence ATGAGCAAAGGTAAAACAAGTTTTCTAGAAAAAGTTAGCCTCTTTTCCGAAAGAGTTGGAAAAAATGTTTACTTGCAAGGTATTTCTCAAGGAGTTATGACGGCATTACCATTTATAATTATTGGTGCATTCGCCAGTTTATTAGTAGGTTTACCGATTGAGGTTTGGCAAAACTTTCTCACTAGTATGGGTATTAATGAAAGTTTAGGTATGGTTGTAAGAGCAACAACTAACTTTTTAGGAGTTATTATAACGTTTTTTGTAGCAAACAGCTTTGCAGAAAAGCTAGAAGTGAAATCAAAGATTGTAGGGTTTCTAGCAGTCATGTTTTACCTCACGTTGTTACCAAGCTATGTGATGGAAGACGGAACAGCCTTTCTTGACTATGACTATTTAGGTACGAAAGGGATGTTAATCGGTATTCTGTTAGCACTTTTCACTGTTAAACTATTTAAAGCTATAGTAAGCAGAAATATTGTCATTAAAATGCCAGAGGGTACCCCAACTTTTGTTTCAAGTTCTTTTGCAGCTTTAATACCAGGGTTAGTTATTACTTTTATTGCTCTTATTGTTAGGGTTATATTCTCAAAGACTCCATTCGGGGATGCATTCTCATTTATCTATGGCATTCTTCAGATACCTATCCAGGAATTAGTAATCAGTAATATATGGGCAGTTGCAGGAATGGGTATCCTTGTTAGTTTAGTTTTTTCCTTAGGAATTCATCCGGGATTTCTACAAGCAATAATGGCACCGTTCCTTTTCTCTTTAGATGGTATGAATCAAGCTGCATACGCAGCAGGAGAAGAGTTACCAAACATCATTGGTATGGCATTTAGTTACATTACATCAACAGCAATATTTTTCCCGGCATTTGCAATTTCTGTGTTAATTTACTCAAGGTCAAAACAGTTGAAGACAGTTGGGAAAGTTTCCTTAGCACCGGCATTCTTCGGTATATCCGAACCGCTTGTCTTTGGAGTTCCAGTAGTCTTCAATCCACTAATGATTATTCCTTGGGCTCTTATTCCAGCTATTAATCAAATCATCGCTTACCACGTAATTAGTTGGGGGTTAGTTTCCAGACCTGTAGGAACTACCGTATTCAATATACCGATGATTTTTACAGGTATTTTGAATGGAAGTATTAGTCTTGTTATATTAGAAGTCGCTTTGCTACTCCTTGATATATTGTTATTTATGCCGTTTTTAAAACTTCATGATCGAAAAATTTTAGCTGGGGAAATGGCAGCTACAGAATAG
- a CDS encoding putative holin-like toxin, producing MAHLPKGGDAYMMSVTEALTLMISFGMLIVALLTFSHKK from the coding sequence TTGGCGCACCTTCCGAAAGGAGGTGATGCCTATATGATGAGTGTGACAGAAGCGTTAACATTAATGATCTCGTTTGGGATGTTAATCGTGGCGTTGTTGACATTCAGCCATAAAAAATAA
- a CDS encoding glycoside hydrolase family 3 N-terminal domain-containing protein, with the protein MLRENLKKVPFNLEDNDIAWVEKTLKEMTLEEKIGQLFCPIGISSDERVLKNSILTKHVGGIMYRPGSSEDMQKTHLFLQNNSKVPLLISANLEAGGDGIATDGTSFGKQMQVAATADPEQAYRLGKIACSEGGATGCNWAFAPVVDIDFNFRNPITNVRTYGDDPDRVLQMAKEYLRAAKEENVAVSIKHFPGDGVDERDQHLVTSVNTQSKDEWDATFGKVYKGLIDEGALTVMAGHISLPAYQERDGYLPATLSVELLQGLLREKLGFNGMVVTDATPMVGFTSAMSRKKAVPAAIARGCDMFLFNKDLEEDVSYMIKGYHEGILTDDRLNEAVTRILATKASLMLHKKKKEKTLVPRTSELEKIGCKKHEEWAYECADQAITLVKDTQNLLPINPNVHKKVLLQILGDFPSNDRVFIKFNEVLTQQGFEVIEYEREDFGAPLDTVEEFKAKYDLVIYIGNIENASNKTVSRLNWYTFFGMGNNIPWFVEEVPTLFVSLANPYHLLDAPMIKTYINGYSNNNFVIEKVVEKLLGHSEFKGENPVDPFCGRISTTY; encoded by the coding sequence TTGCTAAGAGAGAATTTGAAGAAAGTACCATTTAACTTAGAAGATAACGATATAGCGTGGGTAGAGAAAACATTGAAAGAAATGACTTTGGAAGAAAAAATAGGACAACTGTTTTGCCCAATTGGTATTAGTAGTGACGAAAGGGTTTTAAAGAATTCTATTCTTACAAAGCATGTGGGCGGAATTATGTATCGTCCGGGTTCCAGTGAAGACATGCAAAAGACGCATCTGTTTCTACAAAACAACTCTAAGGTTCCTTTATTAATCTCAGCAAACCTTGAAGCGGGTGGTGATGGGATTGCGACTGATGGTACTTCTTTTGGGAAACAGATGCAAGTAGCAGCAACAGCTGATCCAGAGCAGGCATACAGACTTGGGAAAATTGCTTGTAGTGAAGGGGGGGCAACTGGCTGTAACTGGGCATTCGCCCCAGTTGTTGATATTGATTTTAACTTCCGCAATCCTATTACTAATGTTCGGACATACGGTGACGACCCGGATAGAGTGTTACAAATGGCAAAGGAATATCTAAGAGCTGCCAAGGAAGAAAATGTGGCAGTATCCATTAAGCACTTCCCTGGTGATGGTGTGGATGAAAGAGATCAACACTTGGTGACATCTGTAAATACACAGTCTAAGGATGAGTGGGATGCAACATTTGGCAAGGTATATAAAGGGTTAATCGATGAAGGAGCATTAACGGTAATGGCAGGTCATATATCCTTACCAGCATATCAAGAGAGAGATGGGTATTTGCCGGCAACGTTATCTGTGGAATTGTTACAAGGTCTGTTGAGAGAAAAGCTTGGGTTTAATGGAATGGTCGTTACGGATGCCACACCTATGGTTGGCTTTACATCTGCAATGAGTAGGAAAAAGGCAGTCCCAGCTGCTATTGCTAGAGGTTGTGACATGTTTTTATTCAATAAAGATTTAGAAGAAGACGTCAGTTATATGATTAAAGGTTATCATGAAGGCATTCTAACTGATGATCGTTTAAATGAGGCAGTTACTAGAATATTAGCAACGAAAGCATCGTTAATGCTCCATAAAAAGAAAAAAGAAAAGACACTGGTTCCCAGAACGTCTGAGTTAGAGAAAATTGGGTGTAAGAAACATGAAGAGTGGGCTTATGAGTGCGCTGACCAGGCGATCACATTAGTGAAGGATACACAGAATCTCTTACCTATTAATCCAAATGTGCATAAAAAAGTACTATTACAAATACTAGGTGATTTCCCCTCTAATGATAGAGTTTTTATAAAGTTTAATGAAGTTCTTACCCAACAGGGTTTCGAAGTGATTGAATATGAACGAGAAGATTTTGGAGCCCCGCTTGATACTGTTGAAGAATTTAAGGCGAAATATGATTTAGTTATTTATATAGGTAATATAGAGAATGCTAGTAACAAAACTGTATCAAGATTAAATTGGTACACATTCTTCGGAATGGGTAATAATATCCCTTGGTTTGTGGAAGAAGTTCCCACCCTATTTGTAAGCTTGGCTAATCCTTATCATTTGCTAGACGCGCCAATGATAAAGACATATATTAATGGTTATTCCAATAATAATTTTGTAATTGAAAAAGTTGTGGAGAAGCTCTTAGGACACAGTGAATTTAAAGGTGAAAATCCTGTTGATCCTTTTTGCGGTCGAATTAGCACAACATATTAA
- a CDS encoding histidine phosphatase family protein, with the protein MRMALIRHEVLRHRDAIPITKAQVSQWIEAYNKSGIREAETYPSDTIKAVTLSSLVVTSDFTRAIESADVLNSDSNREVDSLFREAELPIPYFFPSLVKLRPSIWLVLLRSLWLVGVTKGCESLQESGKVAAKLISYAEKEGSVVLVGHGVFNRLIAKQLRKKGWRCNKKPKTTH; encoded by the coding sequence ATGAGAATGGCATTAATCAGGCATGAGGTATTACGTCATCGTGATGCTATCCCTATAACGAAGGCGCAGGTGAGCCAGTGGATAGAGGCTTACAATAAAAGTGGCATTAGGGAAGCAGAAACGTATCCTTCTGATACAATAAAAGCTGTTACACTGTCGTCCTTAGTTGTAACCAGTGATTTTACACGAGCTATTGAATCAGCAGATGTCTTGAATTCTGACAGTAATAGAGAGGTAGATTCGCTATTTCGAGAAGCAGAATTGCCGATACCTTATTTTTTCCCAAGTTTGGTTAAACTGCGTCCATCTATATGGCTTGTTCTCTTACGGAGTCTGTGGCTTGTAGGGGTGACAAAAGGATGTGAATCATTGCAAGAATCTGGAAAAGTAGCTGCCAAACTTATCTCTTATGCTGAAAAAGAGGGCTCTGTCGTGCTTGTAGGTCATGGTGTTTTCAATAGGTTAATTGCAAAACAGTTACGAAAAAAAGGCTGGCGTTGTAATAAGAAACCAAAAACCACTCATTAG
- a CDS encoding nuclear transport factor 2 family protein: MTYQSALEAYIKATNSHQFEEVAQVLHPEAVYWFTDKTCTTHEDIQQYFEQAWHIVKNEIYEAKDVMWLTATDTTAVCTYTYKYEGYIEGRFVTGSGRATNVFVVDESGDWKLIHEHLSPLP; encoded by the coding sequence ATGACCTATCAATCTGCGTTAGAAGCTTATATTAAAGCGACAAATTCACATCAATTTGAAGAGGTTGCTCAGGTGCTGCATCCCGAGGCGGTGTATTGGTTTACGGATAAAACGTGTACAACGCATGAAGACATACAGCAGTATTTCGAGCAAGCGTGGCACATAGTCAAAAATGAGATCTACGAAGCAAAAGACGTGATGTGGCTCACAGCAACGGATACGACGGCGGTATGTACGTATACATATAAGTATGAAGGTTATATTGAAGGGCGTTTTGTCACTGGAAGCGGCCGGGCAACAAATGTGTTTGTCGTAGATGAAAGTGGTGATTGGAAATTGATCCATGAGCACTTAAGTCCTTTGCCGTAA
- a CDS encoding tetratricopeptide repeat protein yields the protein MVEIDFFSILSLTLLALALYYFIYLFHHTSNKNYLFLIAIVIINALGHFNVMNLYILNISASIVAFGSFLFEKRRTWLYLVFCYLSYTMFLYFYWLTWNDYFFYGSIVIKIIKIFFVIRLINELYKEPLPHKQIIRRKNKFERMSNKSKINYLNRLLKHTPERENYLVRANVFKAMGNYKAAEADYRQVIDLAPSHFSGYFNIGLLYMEQKDYNESIAQFSKALDLAKGNDKARIYFNKALSYYHLGNYQKALQDVKKSQKKFPGDVDIFILRARLFLAMGHLHKALTEIRTALTTIQQYQLDNKEEVKAKTLILYAELLAKQDKKTSTNKSDKKIIKMITEARQLGFSEEKLNKIYQLKPYLSRIQ from the coding sequence ATGGTAGAAATCGATTTTTTTAGCATCCTCTCTTTAACTTTATTGGCTTTAGCGTTGTACTATTTTATTTACCTTTTCCATCATACATCTAACAAAAACTATCTCTTTTTAATTGCAATTGTTATAATAAATGCCCTTGGTCATTTTAATGTCATGAACCTCTATATTTTAAATATTTCAGCCAGTATTGTCGCTTTTGGAAGCTTTCTTTTTGAAAAGCGTCGCACTTGGCTTTACCTTGTTTTTTGCTACCTCTCTTATACAATGTTTCTTTATTTTTACTGGCTAACATGGAATGATTATTTTTTTTATGGCAGCATAGTTATTAAGATAATCAAAATCTTTTTTGTAATTAGATTAATAAATGAGCTTTATAAGGAACCGCTTCCACATAAACAAATTATTCGAAGAAAAAATAAATTCGAGCGCATGTCAAACAAATCCAAAATCAACTATTTAAATCGATTATTGAAACATACTCCCGAGCGTGAAAACTATCTTGTACGAGCTAATGTTTTTAAAGCTATGGGTAACTATAAAGCAGCTGAAGCCGATTATCGCCAAGTTATCGACTTGGCACCAAGTCATTTTTCCGGATATTTCAATATTGGTTTATTATATATGGAACAAAAGGATTACAATGAATCTATAGCACAATTTAGCAAAGCTCTTGATTTGGCTAAAGGTAATGATAAAGCAAGAATTTATTTCAATAAAGCCCTGTCTTACTATCATCTTGGAAATTATCAAAAAGCTTTACAGGATGTTAAAAAAAGTCAGAAGAAATTTCCCGGGGATGTGGACATTTTTATACTTCGGGCCCGTCTTTTTCTTGCTATGGGTCATCTTCACAAGGCCTTAACCGAAATCAGAACAGCTCTTACTACAATTCAACAATACCAACTTGATAATAAAGAGGAAGTCAAAGCTAAAACGCTAATATTGTACGCTGAACTCCTTGCCAAACAAGATAAAAAAACATCCACTAATAAATCTGATAAAAAAATTATTAAAATGATAACTGAAGCGCGCCAGCTTGGCTTTTCAGAAGAAAAACTTAATAAGATCTATCAACTAAAACCTTACCTATCAAGAATTCAATAG